The Toxorhynchites rutilus septentrionalis strain SRP chromosome 3, ASM2978413v1, whole genome shotgun sequence genome includes a region encoding these proteins:
- the LOC129780313 gene encoding D-aminoacyl-tRNA deacylase, which yields MDLISSCSVKQLVAMKAIIQRVTAAKVTVGEELISSIGNGLCVLVGISNEDNANDVEWLAKKLLNIRLFEDPAGKRWSQSVLDQQLEILCVSQFTLYHRMKGNKPDFSRAMQGPDAQRLYTSLLQRLTSLYRADRIRDGKFGAMMQVHIQNDGPVTIEIESPPQSQQELDKLKRANEHKAKSMKTKEFEKECDNKINKVF from the exons ATGGATTTAATTTCAAGCTGTTCTGTAAAACAATTAGTTGCCATGAAAGCAATAATACAGCGAGTAACTGCAGCAAAGGTGACTG TGGGAGAAGAGCTGATTAGTTCGATAGGTAATGGTTTATGTGTTCTGGTGGGAATCTCCAACGAAGATAATGCAAATGATGTAGAGTGGCT TGCCAAAAAGCTTCTCAACATCCGCCTATTCGAGGACCCCGCCGGCAAACGATGGTCCCAGAGTGTGTTGGACCAACAGCTGGAGATTTTATGCGTTAGCCAGTTCACTCTGTACCATCGGATGAAGGGTAACAAGCCAGATTTCAGCAGAGCGATGCAGGGACCAGACGCGCAGAGATTGTACACTTCTCTGTTGCAAAGGCTGACCTCCCTCTATAGGGCAGACCGCATCCGGGACGGCAAATTCGGTGCTATGATGCAGGTTCACATCCAAAACGATGGTCCCGTGACGATCGAGATCGAGTCTCCACCTCAAAGCCAGCAGGAACTGGACAAATTGAAGCGAGCCAACGAGCATAAGGCGAAAAGTATGAAAACAAAAGAGTTTGAGAAGGAGTGTGATAATAAGATAAAtaaagtgttttaa